TACCTCATCAATCGGTGAATATGAGGGAATCGGTGAAGGTTCCGGTGCCTGCCCGTTCCAATGGAAATATTCGTTTATTGCGCGGACGCGCCTCGAACGCGCCGATTTCTGCCCGCATAGGGAATCTGTTTCCCCGCATTAAATCTTTGCCGGGATTCCGTTGGGGAAGGCGCGACAGGCCTGTATCGCTATCCTTCAAGAACAAGGGAAGCCGATTGGGATATCAGCGATCCAGACGCAAACCCAACGTGCAGGTCTCGTTGTACGAAGTCCACCGCTGTCCCTATTGTCTGGAGGAAGTCAAACTGACCGATCCGCGCGGCGTGAAAAAATGCGAGATTTGCAATACCGTGCATCATGCGGACTGCTGGGATGTTACAGGCGAATGCCAGGTCCCACACCTCAATACCTTGTGAACGGAGACTCGACATGTCCGACCTGAATGTAACCATAGTTCTTCCAAGCGGCGGCGCGCGCGCAGCGGAGATTCCCGACGATGTGCCGGTTCGCGATTTGATGCCTGAGTTGGCTTCGTTATTGGAACTTCCCACCGTCGGTCCGGATGGACGCCCGATGGGATACCGTCTCGATAGTAAAGCCCTCGGCAGGGAATTGAAAGAGAACGAGACTCTTTCCGCAGCGGGAGTTCCTGAAAACGACCGCCTCATGCTGACCGCAGACATCACAGCCGGAAGCTTCGTTTCTGTCGCCGGGAGCCCGCGCATGAGACGCCTGAAAAACGATTACGAGCTCATGCAGGAGATCGCCGCCCGCAGCGACTTGATCACTTTCAAGGCTGTGGATGCCCGCCCGGGAGTCCCGCCCGAACGCTATATCGTGACCTTCGCCTGCAAGAGCATCATCGGCATCGATTCATCGGGCAGACCAAAATATGGAAACAATCATCAAGTGGAGATCTACCTGCATACTCAATACCCGCAGCGCTGGCCGGGCATGAAGTGGATGACTCCGATATGGCACCCCAACATCAATCACCTGAACGGGAGCGTGTGTATCGACGCTGCCTGGTGGACCGCAAGCCGTTCTTTGGACCGTCTGGTCGTCATGTTGGGAGAAATGCTCCAGTGGAAGAATTTTCACGACGACCCGACCAAACCTCCGTTCCCGTGGGATGCGGATGCGGCGCGCTGGTCCCGCGAATATCGCAAGAAACATCCCAATGAGTTCCCTGTGGACCGTCGTGAACTCCTCCGCCCGGAACGAGTAAAGATAAAACCGGTGGAGAAGAAGAAATCGCCGGTGATCAAATTGAAATAGTCATCGTTGCGCGCTTACAAAGTTTTGTATTTGAGAATTAGTGAAAAGGAGAAAAATATGTCCGATATACCTGTCACCCTGGTTCTACCCTCCGGGGGCACCCGCACTGCCGAGGTTCCCGATGATGTAGTCGTGAAGGATCTTATTCCGGAATTGACCACGTCCCTGGAACTGCCCACCACCGGACCCGATGGAAGACCGATGTCCTATCGGTTGGACAGCAAGGCACTTGGTCGCGAACTGAAGGAGACCGAAACGCTCTCCCAGGCGGGAATCCCGCAAAACGACCGGTTGATGATGACGGCCGACGTAACCGCCGGTTGACCTTCAAGGCGGGCTGCTCCAGCTCGCATGGAACAGCCCGCCTCATTAAAACACTGGATCATCGAATGACTGGTAACGGAATTCGCCTATCCACCCCCATTAGCGCGAGACCGATACGAGCCTGCATGCCACTGGCTCGGTCGAAGCGCTGGGTCTCGGTCCACGAAAGCGATGGAAGGCAACCGCTTGTCAACGTCTTTCTATCGCAGCCCGCATATACCCGCATCCTCATTCATTCGACCGGCGAATTGGACGATGAAGTAGGCGGTGCACTGGTTGGATTGTGGTGCATGGATCGTGATTCCGGCTCGCAGTTCGTGGTGGTCCAGCACATGCTTCCCGCCCGGCACACCCGGCAGGGTAGCGTCTACCTGACTTTCACGCAAGACACCATCGTAGATTTCCATGATGAGATCGATAGGAATTACAGCGGAAAGCGGATCGTCGGCTGGTATCACACCCATCCGCGCATGGGAATTTTCCTTTCCCATTTTGATACATTCCTCCACAACAATTTCTTTCCCGAACCCTGGCAGGTGGCACTGGTGGTGGAGCCTCATAGTTCAGTTGCCGGATTTTTCATCCGCCAGGAAGGAGGACATCTTGACCCCTCTCGTTACTTCGGGTTTTACGAACTGAATGGAAACTTGGGCAGGAGCATGGTGAATTGGCGAAACCTGCTTGGCGACGAGCAGGAAATGCAAGGAGTTGATTATGAGTAGAAGAATGCGAACCTATTTTTATGCAGTTCTCGGCGCTATCGGCGGCTTGATCGGTTGGCAGGTCAGCGACAACCTCGGGCTTTCAATCGTCGCAAATCTATACCTGAGCGAAGTTCTTGTCGGGGGATTGATCGGCCTGGTCATCGGTTTGTTCATCGGCATCACCGAAGGCTTGCTCACCCAAAACCTGGTGCAGGCGTCAAAGTCCGGTCTTTTTTGCGCGTTTCTTGGCGCTCTTGCCGGGGGCATCGGGCTTCCGCTCGGTGAATTTCTCTTTCAGGCAGTCGGTGCGGGCATCCTGGGCCGCGCACTCGGCTGGGCGGTCTTCGGGTTGATGCTTGGTCTCGCCGAAGGCATCACTGGCAAAAGTCAGGCGTGGAAGGGAATGTTGGGCGGTCTGATCGGCGGCGCACTCGGCGGTGTATTGCTCGAAAGCGCGCACAATTGGCTTGCCGATCCGCTCACCGGCAAAGCTGCTGGTCTCGTATTTCTGGGCGCATCGGTCGGGGCATTTATTTCCCTCATCGTTGTACTGCTTGCGCGCGCCTGGCTCGAAGTCACTTCTGGCAAACTCAAAGGCACCGAGTTCATCCTCGATAAATTTATGCGCTCCGGTCATCCTGCGGTCGCCATTGGGAGTTCTCCGCTCAAATCCGAGATTGTCCTGCCCGATCCCGACATCGCCCCGCAACATGCTATGTTGACGGGGGATGGCAGAAGCTTCACGCTGAAGGATATGAGTTTGGCGGGCACATACATAAACGGAAAAAAGATTCAGGCCACGCATCTCTCGAATGGGCAAAAGATACGCATGGGCAACACCGAGATGGTCTACCATGAAAAGAGGTAGCATGAAAAAGAATCCCCTTCGCCTCATTCTAAACTTTATCCTGGCCGGATTTCTCGCTATGTTCCTTACGCCGATGGCTTTCGCGCAGGACGATCTCCAGATCCGCATCACACAGGTGGATAATTCCAAATTCCCGAACGTGACCGTCTATGTTTCGGTGACGAACTCCGCTGGTGAGCCGGTGGGCGTGGATCCCACGTCCATCCAAATTTCCGAGAACGGCGAGCCGATGCAGTCGGTGGATATCCGCGGTGGCGGGGAAAGCGGGGAAGGGCAGGCAGACCCTTTGACCACCATGTTGGTGATCGACATCTCCGGCAGCATGGATAAAAACGGCAAACTCGATGCCGCAAAAGACGCCGCCAAGGCCTACGTGACGCAAATGCGCGCAGGTGACCAGGCCGGGTTGATCACCTTCGATACCAAGACCTATTACGTCCAGCAGGTTACGACCGATAACGCTGCGATGATCGCTGCCATTGATGGACTGGTCACCGGCGGCGATACCAGCATGTATGACGCCTTGATCGAAGCGGAAACCGCCCTCGCAGGCATCGAAGGGCGCAAAGCCATCATCGTCCTCGCGGACGGACTGGATAATCACAGCGCTGCCACGCCCGACGATGTCATCGCGGCGATCGGCCCGAGCGGGTTGACCATCTCCACCATCGGCTTTGGCGATCCCGGCACTTCTGCTCAAGCGGGATTGGATGAACCAGCCATGAAATTCCTGGCGGAAAAATCAGGCGGCCTGTACAGTTTCGCCAACGATCCGCAGGCGTTGACGGCATTATATGAACAGTACGGCCGCGCGTTGCAAAGCGAATACGCCCTAACTTACGGTTCCCCGTCCACCTTGCGCGACGGCGTGAATCGTGATTTGACAGTGTCGATCTCGTCTGTCGGTGTCTCCACCGAAGGGAACTACAATCCGGGCGGCGTCCTGCCGGAAGTGGCTCAAAGCTCGTTGACGTTGTTCGCCATGATCCTTGGCGGCTTGCTTCTGCTGTTGTTGATTCCCATCGTCATCTCACGCGGAGGCGACCTCTTCGGCGGTTTTAAAGGATTTAAACGTAAGGGAAGGATCAAGCTGTCTCAAACCGCAACGGGAAGCAGGAAGCCACAAATCAAAATTAAATAAGAAAAAGCGGCGCACAGAAATGTGCGCCGCTTTTTGATCAATAAAACTCAGGGATATTGGGCTTGGAGTCTTGAAGTCTCTAGTTTTGTCGTTCCATCCTGCGGATGACCATGACGACTTTGCCTTTGATGTCCAGCGCTTCGTTCTTTTTGACCAGGATTGGTTTGAAAGCGGGGTTCGCAGGCTGGAGGCGAAAGCCATCCTTCTCCTTGTAATAATATTTGAGCGTGGTCTCACTGCGTTCGGGAAGCCAGACCGCCACCATCTCGCCATTGCGGGCGTCCTGCGCAGACTTCAGGATGACAATGTCGCCGTCGTTGATCATAGCGTCGATCATCGAGTCACCTTGAACCTGCAGGGCAAAGAGGTCTTTTCCTTTTTCCCGCGCGGGCATCAGGGACATGGCGATCTCAACCGAATCTTCAGGTGTAAAAGGGGATTCCGATGGTACAAGGATGGGTTCACCAGCCTGAATGACGCCCATGAGCGGGACACGAAGCATATCACCGAGAGGATTATTACCGCCAGTGAGTCTCATCCCTCTCGAAATCTTACGGTCGCGTTCGAGCAAACCTTCCTTTTCGAGCTGGTCGAGGTAGTAATTTACCACTGAAGTGGAGGAAATATCGCAATTTTCCCCGATCTCACGGATGGAAGGGGGGTGCTTGTGCTCGCGTTGGTAGGACGCGATAAAATCCAAAATTTTCCTGTGGCGATCCCCGATTCCTTTGCTTTTTCGAACCATCATCATATCGAGCCTCCTGCCAGTGGGCTGGCGCGGGTTACGAGCATTCTTCGCTCATTTGTGCTAGTTATAATGATACTCGAACGCCTGTTCTGTGTCAAGGATTTTTGGGGGGAAATTTAGAATCACACCCAGGTCCGGCCGCGCATCCAAATGTACATCCCAATCGGCAGGCCAAGGAGAATGATCATGGTGGCCGTAAATGCCTGCTGGCTCGTCCAGCCCATAAGATTGGCAATTGGTTCGAAGAAGTTCATGCCGAAGAAACCGGTAATGAAGGTGATCGGCATGAAGAACGTCGTAATCACGGTCAATACCTTCATGATCTCATTCATGCGGTTGTTTGTCACGGAGAGATAAGTATCCAGCGCGCCTGTGACCAGGTCCCGCAGGCTCTCGTTCAGGTCGTGCAGTCTGACGAGGTGATCGTAGATATCACGGAAG
This portion of the Anaerolineales bacterium genome encodes:
- a CDS encoding EsaB/YukD family protein, translating into MSDIPVTLVLPSGGTRTAEVPDDVVVKDLIPELTTSLELPTTGPDGRPMSYRLDSKALGRELKETETLSQAGIPQNDRLMMTADVTAG
- a CDS encoding FHA domain-containing protein — its product is MSRRMRTYFYAVLGAIGGLIGWQVSDNLGLSIVANLYLSEVLVGGLIGLVIGLFIGITEGLLTQNLVQASKSGLFCAFLGALAGGIGLPLGEFLFQAVGAGILGRALGWAVFGLMLGLAEGITGKSQAWKGMLGGLIGGALGGVLLESAHNWLADPLTGKAAGLVFLGASVGAFISLIVVLLARAWLEVTSGKLKGTEFILDKFMRSGHPAVAIGSSPLKSEIVLPDPDIAPQHAMLTGDGRSFTLKDMSLAGTYINGKKIQATHLSNGQKIRMGNTEMVYHEKR
- a CDS encoding VWA domain-containing protein, which gives rise to MKKNPLRLILNFILAGFLAMFLTPMAFAQDDLQIRITQVDNSKFPNVTVYVSVTNSAGEPVGVDPTSIQISENGEPMQSVDIRGGGESGEGQADPLTTMLVIDISGSMDKNGKLDAAKDAAKAYVTQMRAGDQAGLITFDTKTYYVQQVTTDNAAMIAAIDGLVTGGDTSMYDALIEAETALAGIEGRKAIIVLADGLDNHSAATPDDVIAAIGPSGLTISTIGFGDPGTSAQAGLDEPAMKFLAEKSGGLYSFANDPQALTALYEQYGRALQSEYALTYGSPSTLRDGVNRDLTVSISSVGVSTEGNYNPGGVLPEVAQSSLTLFAMILGGLLLLLLIPIVISRGGDLFGGFKGFKRKGRIKLSQTATGSRKPQIKIK
- the lexA gene encoding repressor LexA → MMMVRKSKGIGDRHRKILDFIASYQREHKHPPSIREIGENCDISSTSVVNYYLDQLEKEGLLERDRKISRGMRLTGGNNPLGDMLRVPLMGVIQAGEPILVPSESPFTPEDSVEIAMSLMPAREKGKDLFALQVQGDSMIDAMINDGDIVILKSAQDARNGEMVAVWLPERSETTLKYYYKEKDGFRLQPANPAFKPILVKKNEALDIKGKVVMVIRRMERQN